In a single window of the Bacillus rossius redtenbacheri isolate Brsri chromosome 8, Brsri_v3, whole genome shotgun sequence genome:
- the LOC134535260 gene encoding sperm mitochondrial-associated cysteine-rich protein-like yields MLRGGLQTLTARGPGSAVPCAAEPSAVRRRALCRAPPCLVPCAAVPCAVRRRALCRAPPCLVPCAAVPSACRAPPCLVPCAAVPSAVRRRALCRAPSCLEPCAAVPCAVRRRA; encoded by the exons ATGCTGCGGGGAGGGTTGCAGACCCTGACGGCGCGCGGGCCAGGCTCCGCAG TGCCGTGCGCCGCCGAGCCTAGTGCCGTGCGCCGCCGTGCCTTGTGCCGTGCGCCGCCGTGCCTTGTGCCGTGCGCCGCCGTGCCTTGTGCCGTGCGCCGCCGTGCCTTGTGCCGTGCGCCGCCGTGCCTAGTGCCGTGCGCCGCCGTGCCTAGTGCC TGCCGTGCGCCGCCGTGCCTAGTGCCGTGCGCCGCCGTGCCTAGTGCCGTGCGCCGCCGTGCCTTGTGCCGTGCGCCGTCGTGCCTTGAGCCGTGCGCCGCCGTGCCTTGTGCCGTGCGCCGCCGTGCCTAG